The Spirochaetaceae bacterium DNA window TGCGGTAATACAACTCCCTGGGGGCGCGCCGCAAGCTGTCCACAGGACAGCCGCACGCTTCTTGCCCTCCTATGGCGCGGTGACGCCGACCTGCGTGCGCGCGGAGGACCGCGTCGGATAGGCTCACACGCCGCTCAGGCATTCTCCGTGTGACAGAGACCTCTCCGATCGACCGTAACATCAGCAGCGAGCTCGTTGCCGAATTCCGCGTCCGATGCGAAGATTCATAATATGTCGTCTCGTTCGTTTTCTGAGCTCGTGAAACTTCCCCCGGGCGAGCGAGCCGAACTCGCGATGGCTCTTTGGGACAGCCTTTCTGCCGACGAACGCCAGGCCGAACTGGAGCTGAGCCCCGAGGAGGCCGCTGAACTCGATCGGCGATGGAGGGAACACCTCGAGGGCCCAGATTCTGCCGTGCCGTGGGATGAAGTGCGGCGGGAGCTACTGGATCGCGAGTGAGGCGTCGCGTCAGGTTCCGGCCGCAAGCTGACGCGGAGGCTGTTGAGACGCGAGATTGGTACGAGGGCCGGCGGCAGGGACTCGGTGCCGAGTTCCGAGCAGCGCTGGAACAGACAATCGATCGGATTGTCACCACCCCGAAAACACTGCGCCGCATCAATTGCGCTGAGTGTCTTCATGTTCTCGGGTGTCACGACGTGACACACGCGACCTAACCCGCTGATGTACCCGCGGGTACACAGGGAAACGCGGCGAGCCATCTTCGAACGGTTTCCTTACGCCGTCTAATTCCGCCTCGCGGGGGACGACATCGTGGTATTGGCGGTCCACAGCCGCCAGCACCCACGCCGCTGGCAATTGCGAGGATAGTGGAGTCGACCGACATGCCAACGGTCGCCCGGGTCAACACCTGGCGCGCGTCTCGGACCCAGCTCTACGGGACCACCTAACTCAGTACACTTCGGCGACTCGGTCTGCGGTGACGCGGTGCCCAGGCGCCGCTTCGAGCTGACCGGCCACGTCACGCCCATGCACAGCCGGCGCTCGTCGACCTGGGTGGCCGCGTTCCGGGCGCGCCTCCGGAACTGCCGCCGGCGCATGCACACCCGTGGCGGCAGGGATGGCGCCACGGGTGGAGGGCACCGCTCATCCGGTGTGAACCCGCGGGGTTCCCGGTCGTCATCAAGGATCTGCGGCTGGGCGCGGCGGTGGCGAAGCCGAAGGATGCCCGCGTCGGGGTGATCGAGCGGGAAGACATCTGGGGCCGACCCGTCGCACCTTGCCTTGCTCGGTGGAATGCACGGCCCCGCAGCAGGCGCGTGGCCCCGAGGCCGCCGCAGGCGCGCTCTCCTTAGACCGACCCGGCGGCTCCGGCACCGAGACTACCACCGCCCCTCAGCCGCGGGTCGAGGAGGTCCCGCAGGGCGTCGCCGAACATGTTGAGACAGTAAACGACAACAGTCAGGCAAAGACCGGGCAAGAGCGCCAGCCGTGGCGCCACCTCCATGAACTCACGCCCCTCCCGGCTGAGCATCCCACCCAAGCTGGGTACACTCGGCGGCAGACCGAATCCCAGGAAGCTTAAGGACGCCTCGCTGATAATCACCCCCCCGATGTTGATGCTGAATATGATGATTACGGTAGGCATAATATTGGGTAGGACATGTCGGATAAATGCTCTCCATTTTGAAGAGCCAATCGACTCCGTCGCCTGAAAATACACATTCTCTTTTACGCCAATAACGGCGCCTCTGACTACTCTTGAGCCGCCGATGCCTCCTGTTACCCCCAGGACCACTATTATCTGTGGTATACCCCGCCCCACCAGGGACATTATCGTTAACAATATGAGCAATCCCGGGAAACACATCCAGGCGTCGACAAATCTCTGCACTGCCAGGTCAAATTTGCCGCCCAAAAATCCTGAAGTGCCGCCTATGAGGGCCGCCACCACAACATTGAGACTGGTCGCCGCTAGACCGACAACTATCGAAAGACGAGCACCGTAGATAAGGCGGCTCAGGTAGTCTCGCCCCAAGTGGTCGGTACCCAGCAGATACCGGGCTGATGAGCCCTGAAGCCTGTCTGCCAGGT harbors:
- a CDS encoding addiction module protein codes for the protein MSSRSFSELVKLPPGERAELAMALWDSLSADERQAELELSPEEAAELDRRWREHLEGPDSAVPWDEVRRELLDRE
- a CDS encoding ABC transporter permease, with the translated sequence MSDATGIPSAEIAPKRRTALANLLSRLWKEKPLGTVSGIIILILIFVAIFADVLAPYGFLEVHLADRLQGSSARYLLGTDHLGRDYLSRLIYGARLSIVVGLAATSLNVVVAALIGGTSGFLGGKFDLAVQRFVDAWMCFPGLLILLTIMSLVGRGIPQIIVVLGVTGGIGGSRVVRGAVIGVKENVYFQATESIGSSKWRAFIRHVLPNIMPTVIIIFSINIGGVIISEASLSFLGFGLPPSVPSLGGMLSREGREFMEVAPRLALLPGLCLTVVVYCLNMFGDALRDLLDPRLRGGGSLGAGAAGSV